In Thiovulum sp. ES, one genomic interval encodes:
- a CDS encoding 5''/3''-nucleotidase SurE (PFAM: Survival protein SurE~TIGRFAM: 5'/3'-nucleotidase SurE), producing the protein MKTILLTNDDGFDASGIIAIREVLEKFGRVVTVAPAHQKSASAHSLTLKNPLKVVELEKDIYKIDDGTPSDCVYLSKNAIFKNMNFDLVVSGINEGANLGEDITYSGTVAGAMEGVLQGFPSIAISQVIGKGGNWKNIDYTLAKSVIENIVRKIFEGEMPIGERELLNINIPPKGDGKPEITFSGHRIYGNDFKQCDSPQNETHFWLGTHPLNWEVREKKKGFRSDFEAIFDGKTSITPVKLDLTAYERMEALSNWVK; encoded by the coding sequence TTGAAAACAATATTACTTACAAATGACGATGGATTTGATGCGAGTGGAATTATTGCAATTCGCGAAGTTTTAGAAAAGTTTGGTCGTGTTGTAACTGTTGCTCCTGCTCACCAAAAAAGTGCCTCTGCCCATAGTCTAACTCTCAAAAATCCTCTAAAAGTTGTTGAGCTTGAAAAAGACATTTACAAAATTGATGATGGAACTCCAAGCGATTGTGTCTATCTCTCAAAAAATGCAATTTTTAAAAATATGAACTTTGATCTTGTTGTTAGTGGAATAAATGAAGGTGCAAATTTAGGCGAAGATATTACATATTCTGGAACTGTTGCAGGTGCAATGGAGGGAGTTTTGCAAGGTTTTCCATCAATCGCAATTTCTCAAGTTATTGGAAAAGGTGGCAACTGGAAAAATATCGACTACACTCTCGCAAAAAGTGTCATTGAAAATATCGTTAGAAAAATATTTGAAGGAGAAATGCCAATTGGAGAACGAGAACTTTTGAATATTAATATTCCGCCAAAAGGAGATGGAAAACCTGAAATCACTTTTTCTGGACACAGAATTTATGGAAATGATTTTAAACAATGTGATTCTCCTCAAAATGAAACCCATTTTTGGCTTGGCACTCATCCCCTAAATTGGGAAGTTAGAGAAAAGAAAAAAGGTTTTCGTTCAGATTTTGAGGCAATTTTTGATGGAAAAACTTCAATCACTCCTGTGAAACTTGATTTGACTGCATATGAAAGAATGGAAGCCCTCTCAAATTGGGTGAAATAG